Part of the Roseofilum capinflatum BLCC-M114 genome, GTTAATTCAGGGACTGGGTAAGGGACTGGGGATTGAGGATCTCATCGACAGTCCCACCTTTACCCTGATTAATGAATATGCCGATGGCAGAGTACCCCTCTACCATTTCGATCTCTATCGCCTCAGTCCAGCTCAAGTGCCTAACCTCAATCCAGAACTCTATTGGGAAGGAATAGAAGTCCCTCCTGGTATTGTGGCTATTGAGTGGGCCGAAAAGCTCCCCTATTCTCCCCCAGAGGTGTTGATCTTAGATCTCAGCTACCAGGGTGACCAAAGACGGGTTGAGTTGTGGTCTAAAGGGCCGTTAGGAAAAGCTGCTCTAGAAGCTATTGCCCAAGAAGAA contains:
- the tsaE gene encoding tRNA (adenosine(37)-N6)-threonylcarbamoyltransferase complex ATPase subunit type 1 TsaE gives rise to the protein MHLSLDLPDAQATKELGIKLGQILAPGSVVLFNGDLGTGKTTLIQGLGKGLGIEDLIDSPTFTLINEYADGRVPLYHFDLYRLSPAQVPNLNPELYWEGIEVPPGIVAIEWAEKLPYSPPEVLILDLSYQGDQRRVELWSKGPLGKAALEAIAQEEGKRQEAIGNRE